One part of the Phragmites australis chromosome 3, lpPhrAust1.1, whole genome shotgun sequence genome encodes these proteins:
- the LOC133913638 gene encoding uncharacterized protein LOC133913638, whose amino-acid sequence MEASGSSTPEVSGGYNLMSCIKEIPTLKGDNYTEWKKKIDLAFILAEVDWVVTSPCPTEPVAPVRETNEADAAWATKEKDFEYQKMSYHLEHRKWFTANKKCLAVIKNTIEPAILGSIPEYHTVTEYLDRRKSPW is encoded by the exons GCGGATACAATTTGATGAGTTGTATCAAAGAGATCCCCACTCTCAAAGGTGACAACTACACGGAGtggaagaaaaagatagacctTGCCTTCATCTTGGCTGAGGTGGACTGGGTAGTCACCTCACCGTGTCCCACTGAGCCTGTGGCACCGGTGAGGGAGACAAACGAGGCTGATGCCGCTTGGGCAACTAAAGAAAAGGATTTTGAATACCAAAAGATGTCCTATCACCTTGAGCATAGGAAGTGGTTCACTGCCAACAAGAAATGTTTGGCTGTGATAAAGAACACGATTGAGCCTGCAATTTTGGGCTCAATCCCAGAGTATCACACGGTCACCGAGTACCTCGATAGAAGAAAGAGTCC CTGGTGA
- the LOC133910878 gene encoding uncharacterized protein LOC133910878, translating into MSNLASKLKPMDLTFKEEFLIHLIFASLPKEFDTFIVNYNIQPEKWDLERLMAMCVQEEERIKAANGGTINYVKDNKKKNYNANSSSKSKGKCPHQPQQNKFTVEKNQCLHCKKTGHYKKDCPDFLKMIMAKKGIPFDEDYTKKRKTH; encoded by the exons ATGAGCAATTTGGCATCCAAGCTGAAACCAATGGATCTGACTTTCAAGGAAGAGTTCCTTATCCATctgatttttgcttctttgccAAAAGAGTTTGACACTTTTATTGTCAACTACAACATACAGCCCGAGAAGTGGGACTTAGAGAGGCTCATGGCTATGTGTGtgcaagaggaggagagaaTAAAAGCTGCCAATGGTGGCACTATCAATTATGTAAAagataacaagaaaaagaattatAATGCTAACTCCTCCTCAAAGTCAAAGGGAAAATGTCCACATCAGCCTCAGCAGAATAAGTTCACAGTGGAGAAAAACCAGTGTCTCCATTGCAAGAAGACGGGACATTATAAGAAAGATTGTCCCGATTTCTTAAAGATGATCATGGCAAAGAAAG GGATTCCGTTCGACGAGGACTACACAAAGAAGAGAAAGACACATTAA
- the LOC133911565 gene encoding beta-amylase 2, chloroplastic: MALNLAHQTGAAAAVAAAPTGPRTAVVAAAATAAPPAAAPAPAPGLHLQSLTVDHAPAQAPDALSVKPDLAMACQALVENLPEAEHADVAGQQKSKAGVPVFVMMPLDTVRKDGNGLNRRKAVEASLAALKSAGVEGIMVDVWWGIAEAEGPGCYNFNGYMELMEMAKKTGLKVQAVMSFHQCGGNVGDSVTIPVPKWVSEEMDKDQDLAYTDRCGRRNYEYVSLGCDTLPVLKGRTPIQCYADFMRAFRDHLATFMGNTIVEIQVGMGPAGELRYPSYPESNGTWSFPGIGEFQCYDRYMLSSLKAAAEAVGKPDWGNAGPGDSGGYNDWPEDTPFFRREGGWNTPYGEFFMSWYSQMLLEHGERILSAASAVFTGTPGVKISVKVAGIHWHYGTRSHAAELTAGYYNTRHNDGYLPIARMLSRHGAVLNFTCVEMRDHEQPQDAQCRPEALVQQVAAAAREGGVGLAGENALPRYDDTAHDQVVSTAAEKAEEERMVAFTYLRMGPDLFQPDNWRRFAAFVKRMSESGARDLCREQVEREAAGVARATEPLVQEAAVALSN, from the exons ATGGCGCTCAACCTTGCCCACCAgaccggcgcggcggcggccgtggcagCCGCACCGACTGGGCCGCGCACAGCCGTGGTCGCGGCAGCAGCCacggccgcgccgccggccgcagctccggcccccgcgccggGCCTGCACCTGCAGAGTCTGACGGTGGACCATGCGCCGGCGCAGGCGCCGGACGCGCTGTCGGTGAAGCCGGACCTCGCCATGGCGTGCCAGGCGCTGGTGGAGAACCTGCCAGAGGCGGAGCACGCGGACGTAGCCGGCCAGCAGAAAAGCAAGGCTGGGGTGCCGGTGTTCGTGATGATGCCGCTGGACACGGTGCGCAAGGACGGCAACGGGCTGAACCGGaggaaggcggtggaggcgagCCTGGCGGCGCTGAAGAGCGCCGGGGTGGAGGGCATCATGGTGGACGTGTGGTGGGGCATCGCCGAGGCTGAAGGGCCCGGCTGCTACAACTTCAACGGCTACATGGAGCTCATGGAGATGGCCAAGAAGACCGGGCTCAAGGTCCAGGCCGTCATGTCCTTCCACCAGTGCGGCGGCAACGTCGGCGACTCAGTCAC CATACCAGTTCCGAAATGGGTATCGGAGGAGATGGACAAGGACCAGGACCTGGCCTACACCGACAGGTGCGGCCGCCGCAATTACGAGTACGTCTCGCTCGGCTGCGACACCCTGCCCGTGCTCAAGGGCCGCACGCCCATCCAGTGCTACGCCGACTtcatgcgcgccttccgcgacCACCTCGCCACCTTCATGGGCAACACCATCGTC GAGATCCAAGTCGGCATGGGTCCGGCCGGCGAGCTGCGCTACCCGTCCTACCCCGAGAGCAACGGCACCTGGTCGTTCCCTGGCATCGGCGAGTTCCAGTGCTATGACAGG TACATGCTGAGCAGCTTGAAGGCCGCAGCCGAGGCTGTGGGCAAGCCGGACTGGGGCAACGCCGGGCCTGGAGACTCCGGCGGTTATAACGATTGGCCGGAAGACACGCCCTTCTTCCGCCGCGAGGGAGGCTGGAACACGCCCTACGGCGAGTTCTTCATGAGCTGGTACTCGCAGATGCTCCTGGAGCACGGCGAACGCATCCTATCCGCGGCGTCAGCGGTCTTCACGGGCACGCCGGGCGTCAAGATCTCCGTGAAGGTGGCCGGGATCCACTGGCACTACGGCACCCGGTCCCACGCCGCGGAGCTGACGGCGGGGTACTACAACACGCGGCACAATGACGGGTACCTGCCGATCGCGCGCATGCTGAGCCGCCACGGGGCCGTGCTCAACTTCACGTGTGTGGAGATGCGTGACCACGAGCAGCCGCAGGACGCGCAGTGCCGGCCTGAGGCGCTGGTGCAGCAggtggccgccgccgcgcgggAGGGCGGCGTGGGCCTGGCGGGCGAGAACGCGCTGCCGAGGTACGACGATACGGCGCACGACCAGGTGGTGTCCACCGCTGCGGAGAAGgccgaggaggagcgcatgGTGGCGTTCACGTACCTCCGCATGGGCCCCGACCTGTTCCAGCCCGACAACTGGCGCCGCTTCGCCGCGTTCGTGAAGCGCATGTCGGAGTCCGGCGCGCGGGACCTGTGCCGGGAGCAAGTGGAGCGGGAGGCCGCGGGCGTCGCGCGCGCCACCGAGCCGCTGGTGCAGGAGGCCGCCGTCGCGCTCAGCAACTGA